Proteins from a single region of Streptomyces sp. Tu 3180:
- a CDS encoding cysteine synthase, whose translation MRYDSPLAAVGNTPLVRLPRLSPSADVRIWAKLEDRNPTGSIKDRPALFMIEQAEKDGRLTPGCTILEPTSGNTGISLAMAAKLKGYRMVCVMPENTSQERRDLLRMWGAEIISSPAAGGSNTAVRVAKELSAEHPDWVMLYQYGNPDNAGAHYATTGPEILADLPSITHFVAGLGTTGTLMGVGRYLREHKPDVRIVAAEPRYDDLVYGLRNLDEGFVPELYDASVLTTRFSVGSADAVTRTRELLQQEGIFAGVSTGAALHAAIGVARKAQKAGESADVVFVVADGGWKYLSTGVYTAATTEEAIDTLQGQLWA comes from the coding sequence ATGCGGTACGACTCCCCGCTGGCCGCGGTGGGCAACACCCCCCTGGTGCGCCTGCCGCGGCTGTCGCCCTCCGCCGACGTCCGGATCTGGGCCAAGCTGGAGGACCGCAACCCGACCGGATCGATCAAGGACCGCCCGGCCCTGTTCATGATCGAGCAGGCGGAGAAGGACGGCCGTCTCACCCCGGGCTGCACGATCCTGGAGCCGACCAGCGGCAACACCGGCATCTCGCTCGCCATGGCCGCCAAGCTCAAGGGCTACCGCATGGTCTGCGTGATGCCCGAGAACACCTCCCAGGAGCGCCGCGACCTGCTCCGCATGTGGGGCGCGGAGATCATCTCCTCCCCGGCCGCGGGCGGCTCCAACACCGCCGTACGGGTCGCCAAGGAGCTCTCCGCCGAGCACCCGGACTGGGTGATGCTCTACCAGTACGGCAACCCGGACAACGCGGGCGCCCACTACGCCACCACCGGCCCCGAGATCCTCGCCGACCTGCCCTCGATCACCCACTTCGTGGCCGGCCTCGGCACCACCGGCACCCTGATGGGCGTCGGCCGCTACCTGCGCGAGCACAAGCCGGACGTGCGGATCGTGGCCGCCGAACCGCGCTATGACGACCTGGTCTACGGCCTGCGCAACCTCGACGAGGGCTTCGTCCCCGAGCTGTACGACGCCTCCGTCCTCACCACCCGCTTCTCGGTCGGCTCCGCCGACGCGGTCACCCGCACGCGCGAACTGCTCCAGCAGGAGGGCATCTTCGCCGGAGTCTCCACCGGCGCGGCCCTGCACGCGGCGATCGGCGTCGCCCGGAAGGCGCAGAAGGCGGGGGAGTCCGCCGACGTCGTCTTCGTCGTCGCCGACGGCGGCTGGAAGTACCTGTCGACCGGCGTGTACACGGCCGCGACGACGGAGGAGGCCATCGACACGCTCCAGGGCCAGCTCTGGGCGTAG
- a CDS encoding MoaD/ThiS family protein, which produces MAIEVRIPTILRQYTDGQKAVEGAGDTLAELFADLETRHAGIQARIVDGDQLRRFVNVYLNDEDVRFLDGINTKLADGDNVTILPAVAGGMA; this is translated from the coding sequence ATGGCCATCGAGGTCCGCATCCCGACCATCCTCCGCCAGTACACCGACGGCCAGAAGGCGGTGGAGGGGGCCGGAGACACCCTCGCCGAGCTCTTCGCCGACCTCGAGACCCGGCACGCGGGCATCCAGGCCCGCATCGTGGACGGGGACCAGCTGCGCCGCTTCGTCAACGTCTACCTGAACGACGAGGACGTCCGCTTCCTCGACGGCATCAACACCAAGCTCGCCGACGGCGACAACGTCACGATCCTGCCGGCCGTCGCCGGCGGCATGGCCTGA
- a CDS encoding putative leader peptide, with the protein MVLHDVSDKTPGKLLVARLHVDLCRLASAIC; encoded by the coding sequence ATGGTTCTCCACGACGTGAGCGACAAGACGCCGGGCAAGCTGCTCGTGGCGCGGCTGCACGTCGACCTGTGCAGGCTCGCCAGCGCCATCTGTTGA
- a CDS encoding M67 family metallopeptidase: MLTITQALYDKIVAHAREDHPDEACGVVAGPVGSGRPERFIPMLNAARSPTFYEFDSQDLLKLYREMDDNDEEPVVIYHSHTATEAYPSRTDISYANEPGAHYVLVSTADTDGAGEFQFRSFRILEGEVTEEEVKVVEAY, encoded by the coding sequence ATGCTGACCATCACCCAGGCCCTGTACGACAAGATCGTCGCCCATGCGCGCGAGGACCACCCCGACGAGGCGTGCGGCGTGGTGGCGGGCCCGGTGGGCTCCGGCCGCCCCGAGCGCTTCATCCCCATGCTGAACGCGGCCCGCTCGCCCACGTTCTACGAGTTCGACTCGCAGGACCTGCTGAAGCTGTACCGCGAGATGGACGACAACGACGAGGAGCCGGTGGTCATCTACCACTCCCACACCGCGACCGAGGCCTACCCCTCCCGCACCGACATCTCCTACGCCAACGAGCCCGGCGCCCACTACGTCCTGGTCTCCACCGCCGACACCGACGGTGCCGGCGAGTTCCAGTTCCGCTCCTTCCGGATCCTGGAGGGCGAGGTCACCGAGGAGGAGGTCAAGGTCGTCGAGGCGTACTGA
- a CDS encoding amino acid permease — MTSPQVDKEAVPEEGYERGLNSRQVQMIAIGGAIGVGLFLGAGANIAKAGPSLIVMYALAGVIIFFIMRALGELLLYRPVSGSFAEYSREFLGPFFGYFTGWTYWLMWVVTGMAELTAAAIYINYWFPAVPQWTSALVFLIILFAANLISVKLFGEIEFWFSMVKVTAIIGMIVIGLGVLTLGFSQAGDTAAVSNLWAFDGFFPKGIGSSLMTLQGVMFAYLAVELVGVTAGESENPEKTLPKAINTLPWRIALFYVGALTVILCVVKWTEFAEGVSPFVKAFAVIGIPAAAGIVNFVVLTAALSSCNSGMYSTGRMLRNLAESGEAPKVFTKLSSTKTPALGIGVSVVFMGIGVVLNYTVPEKAFGYVTSVATAAGIWTWLMILISHVLYRRRVTAGRLPASSFPAPGGSVCSYIAIAFLLFVTGLIAYDADSRICLYVMAGWAVALGIGWAVLKSRNPEVTARRESDFEKVG, encoded by the coding sequence ATGACCTCACCGCAGGTCGACAAAGAGGCAGTACCCGAGGAGGGGTACGAGCGCGGCCTCAACAGCCGTCAGGTCCAGATGATCGCGATCGGCGGCGCCATCGGCGTCGGCCTCTTCCTGGGGGCCGGGGCGAACATCGCCAAGGCCGGACCCAGCCTGATCGTCATGTACGCCCTCGCCGGCGTGATCATCTTCTTCATCATGCGGGCGCTCGGCGAGCTCCTGCTCTACCGCCCTGTCTCGGGCTCCTTCGCCGAGTACTCGCGCGAGTTCCTCGGCCCGTTCTTCGGTTACTTCACCGGCTGGACGTACTGGCTGATGTGGGTGGTCACCGGCATGGCCGAGCTGACCGCCGCCGCCATCTACATCAACTACTGGTTCCCGGCCGTCCCGCAGTGGACGTCGGCCCTGGTCTTCCTGATCATCCTGTTCGCGGCCAACCTGATCTCGGTGAAGCTCTTCGGCGAGATCGAGTTCTGGTTCTCCATGGTCAAGGTCACCGCCATCATCGGCATGATCGTGATCGGCCTCGGCGTGCTCACCCTCGGCTTCAGCCAGGCCGGTGACACCGCCGCGGTCTCCAACCTGTGGGCCTTCGACGGCTTCTTCCCCAAGGGCATCGGCTCGTCCCTGATGACCCTCCAGGGCGTCATGTTCGCCTACCTCGCCGTCGAGCTCGTCGGCGTCACGGCCGGCGAGTCCGAGAACCCGGAGAAGACCCTCCCCAAGGCGATCAACACCCTGCCCTGGCGCATCGCCCTCTTCTACGTCGGCGCGCTCACGGTCATCCTGTGCGTGGTCAAGTGGACCGAGTTCGCGGAGGGCGTCAGCCCCTTCGTGAAGGCCTTCGCCGTCATCGGCATCCCGGCCGCCGCGGGCATCGTCAACTTCGTCGTGCTGACCGCGGCCCTGTCCTCCTGCAACTCCGGCATGTACTCCACGGGCCGCATGCTGCGGAACCTGGCCGAGAGCGGCGAGGCCCCCAAGGTCTTCACCAAGCTGTCCTCCACCAAGACCCCGGCGCTCGGCATCGGCGTCTCGGTGGTCTTCATGGGCATCGGCGTGGTCCTGAACTACACCGTCCCGGAGAAGGCCTTCGGCTACGTCACCTCCGTCGCCACCGCGGCCGGCATCTGGACCTGGCTGATGATCCTGATCAGCCACGTCCTCTACCGCCGCCGGGTGACCGCGGGCCGGCTGCCCGCCTCCTCCTTCCCGGCGCCCGGCGGCTCGGTCTGCTCCTACATCGCCATCGCGTTCCTGCTCTTCGTCACCGGCCTCATCGCCTACGACGCGGACTCCCGGATCTGCCTGTACGTGATGGCCGGCTGGGCCGTCGCGCTGGGCATCGGCTGGGCGGTCCTCAAGAGCCGCAACCCGGAGGTCACCGCACGCCGCGAGTCGGACTTCGAGAAGGTCGGCTGA
- a CDS encoding DUF2017 domain-containing protein: protein MPGHFEPLPGGGAAVALDDVEISIIRSLAVQLMELIGPGPAEDASGDPLAELFAEGPSEPPSDPVLRRLFPDAYGDPGRSASAKEAEEQRAHSAEFRRYTENDLRAGKRENALAVIRSLDALAPAGAGGSVLELAPEESRQWLGALNDLRLAIGSRLEIGDEDDNELLLHLPDEDPRKPMVMAYLWLGGLQETLVSTLMP, encoded by the coding sequence ATGCCAGGACACTTCGAACCGCTCCCCGGCGGCGGCGCGGCCGTCGCCCTCGACGACGTCGAGATCTCCATCATCCGGTCCCTGGCCGTGCAGCTGATGGAGCTCATCGGCCCCGGCCCCGCCGAGGACGCCTCCGGCGACCCGCTCGCCGAGCTCTTCGCCGAGGGTCCGAGCGAACCGCCCTCCGACCCGGTGCTGCGCCGCCTCTTCCCGGACGCCTACGGCGACCCCGGGCGGTCCGCCTCCGCGAAGGAGGCCGAGGAGCAACGGGCGCACTCCGCCGAGTTCCGCCGCTACACCGAGAACGACCTGCGCGCGGGCAAGCGCGAGAACGCCCTCGCGGTGATCCGCTCCCTGGACGCGCTCGCCCCGGCCGGCGCGGGCGGGTCGGTGCTCGAGCTGGCGCCCGAGGAGTCGCGGCAGTGGCTCGGCGCCCTGAACGACCTGCGCCTCGCGATCGGCTCCCGCCTGGAGATCGGCGACGAGGACGACAACGAGCTCCTGCTCCACCTCCCCGACGAGGACCCGCGCAAGCCGATGGTGATGGCGTACCTGTGGCTCGGCGGTCTCCAGGAGACGCTGGTCTCGACGCTCATGCCGTAG
- the clpS gene encoding ATP-dependent Clp protease adapter ClpS, with the protein MGHVTSPAPLEIERTESAEEVFAVPEPDVPWVTIVHNDPVNLMSYVTYVFQTYFGYSKDKATKLMLDVHHKGRAVVSSGTREEMERDVQAMHGYGLWATLQQDRK; encoded by the coding sequence ATGGGCCATGTGACGTCACCCGCGCCCCTGGAGATCGAACGCACCGAGTCGGCGGAGGAGGTCTTCGCCGTACCCGAGCCCGACGTCCCGTGGGTCACCATCGTCCACAACGACCCGGTCAACCTCATGAGCTACGTGACGTACGTCTTCCAGACGTACTTCGGCTACTCCAAGGACAAGGCCACCAAGCTCATGCTCGACGTCCACCACAAGGGCCGGGCGGTCGTCTCCAGCGGCACCCGCGAGGAGATGGAACGCGACGTCCAGGCCATGCACGGCTACGGACTGTGGGCCACCCTCCAGCAGGACCGGAAGTGA
- a CDS encoding nicotinate phosphoribosyltransferase — MLQAALRAGTAGRRSVFEVFTRRLPNGRRYGVVAGTGRVLDAVENFRFDADVLGFLREKGIVDDRTLDWLAGYRFSGDIWGYPEGEVYFPGSPIMRVEGSFAECVLLETVILSILNHDSAIAAAASRMSSAAGDRPLIEMGARRTHELSAVAAARAAYVGGFTSTSDLAAGFRYDIPTVGTSAHAFTLLHDTERDAFRAQVDTLGSGTTLLVDTYDVTEAVRTAVEIAGPELGAVRIDSGDLLLVAHRVRQQLDELGATGTKIIVTSDLDEYAIASLAAAPVDAYGVGTQLVTGSGHPTASMVYKLVARAESDDPGAPLVPVAKKSTGGKTSVGGRKWAARRLDEHGVAEAEVVGTGEVPDELAGRQLLVRLAEDGEVIVREPLDAVRDRHARARAGLPLSATQLSRGEPVIPTEYVHGGSGS, encoded by the coding sequence ATGCTGCAGGCCGCCCTGAGGGCCGGTACGGCCGGGCGGCGCAGCGTGTTCGAGGTCTTCACCCGGCGGCTGCCGAACGGCCGCCGCTACGGCGTGGTGGCCGGCACCGGACGGGTGCTGGACGCGGTGGAGAACTTCCGCTTCGACGCGGACGTCCTCGGCTTCCTGCGCGAGAAGGGGATCGTCGACGACCGGACCCTGGACTGGCTGGCCGGCTACCGCTTCTCCGGCGACATCTGGGGCTACCCCGAGGGCGAGGTGTACTTCCCGGGCTCGCCGATCATGCGGGTCGAGGGCAGCTTCGCCGAGTGCGTGCTGCTGGAGACCGTGATCCTGTCGATCCTCAACCACGACTCGGCGATAGCCGCGGCGGCCTCCCGGATGTCGTCCGCCGCCGGGGACCGGCCGCTGATCGAGATGGGCGCCCGGCGCACCCACGAGCTGTCCGCGGTGGCCGCCGCCCGGGCCGCGTACGTCGGCGGCTTCACCTCCACCTCCGACCTGGCGGCCGGTTTCCGCTACGACATCCCGACCGTGGGCACCTCCGCCCACGCCTTCACCCTGCTGCACGACACCGAGCGGGACGCCTTCCGCGCCCAGGTGGACACGCTGGGCAGCGGCACGACGCTGCTCGTGGACACCTACGACGTGACCGAGGCGGTCCGTACGGCCGTCGAGATCGCCGGGCCGGAGCTGGGCGCCGTCCGCATCGACTCCGGTGACCTGCTGCTGGTGGCGCACCGGGTGCGGCAGCAGCTGGACGAGCTGGGCGCGACCGGCACGAAGATCATCGTGACCTCGGACCTGGACGAGTACGCCATCGCCTCGCTGGCGGCGGCGCCCGTGGACGCGTACGGGGTGGGCACCCAGCTGGTGACCGGCTCCGGGCACCCGACGGCCTCCATGGTCTACAAGCTGGTCGCCCGCGCCGAGTCCGACGACCCGGGGGCGCCGCTGGTGCCGGTGGCGAAGAAGTCCACCGGCGGCAAGACCTCCGTCGGCGGCCGCAAGTGGGCCGCCCGGCGGCTGGACGAGCACGGCGTCGCCGAGGCCGAGGTGGTCGGCACCGGCGAGGTGCCCGACGAGTTGGCCGGCCGGCAGCTCCTGGTGCGGCTGGCCGAGGACGGCGAGGTGATCGTGCGCGAGCCGCTGGACGCGGTCCGCGACCGGCACGCGAGGGCCCGCGCGGGCCTTCCCCTGTCGGCTACACAGCTCTCCCGAGGGGAACCCGTCATTCCGACGGAGTACGTGCACGGGGGCTCGGGTAGCTAA
- a CDS encoding nicotinamidase: MRRALIVVDVQNDFCEGGSLAVTGGADVAAAITELIGQAPAGYRHVVATRDHHIAPGGHFADNPDYVRSWPAHCVAGTEGVGFHPNFAPAVASGAIDAVFDKGAYAAAYSGFEGTDENGVGLADWLRAREIDEVDVVGIATDHCVRATALDAAREGFRTQVLLDLTAGVAQETTERAIEEMREAGVELSGKPVVQ; encoded by the coding sequence ATGCGCCGCGCACTGATCGTCGTCGACGTGCAGAACGACTTCTGCGAGGGAGGCAGCCTCGCGGTGACCGGCGGCGCCGACGTGGCCGCCGCCATCACCGAGCTGATCGGGCAGGCCCCGGCCGGCTACCGGCACGTGGTGGCCACCCGCGACCACCACATCGCCCCCGGCGGGCACTTCGCCGACAACCCCGACTACGTCCGCTCCTGGCCCGCGCACTGCGTCGCCGGGACCGAGGGCGTCGGCTTCCACCCGAACTTCGCCCCCGCGGTCGCCTCCGGCGCGATCGACGCCGTCTTCGACAAGGGGGCGTACGCGGCGGCGTACAGCGGGTTCGAGGGGACCGACGAGAACGGCGTGGGCCTGGCCGACTGGCTGCGGGCCCGGGAGATCGACGAGGTGGACGTGGTGGGCATCGCCACCGACCACTGCGTGCGCGCCACCGCCCTGGACGCCGCCCGCGAGGGGTTCCGCACCCAGGTCCTGCTCGACCTCACCGCCGGGGTGGCCCAGGAGACCACCGAGCGGGCGATCGAGGAGATGCGGGAGGCGGGCGTGGAGCTCTCGGGCAAGCCGGTCGTCCAGTGA
- a CDS encoding immune inhibitor A domain-containing protein, giving the protein MTSRPWTFRAAAIGVALAAVTATCSAFTVAQADTADRADRPGAVDRHDPAERHHVEHDLEGPLSKTQEAQREEALKQVISGKAEVKKKDGSNVVQLKSKKGDSKYVELGREKTDKIFTILVEFGDKIDSRYGGTPGPLHNQIAEPDREKDNSTAWQEDYDQQHFEDLYFGSGKGVDSVKTYYEKQSSGRYSVDGEVSDWVKVPYNEARYGSNKCVPDNCAWYAVQDGVTAWVEQQKAAGRTDAQIKSQLSQYDLWDRYDFDGDGDFNESDGYIDHFQIVHAGEDESAGGGAQGEDAIWAHRWYAFGTDAGATGPEQNKLGGTQIGDTGIWVGDYTIQPENGGLGVFAHEYGHDLGLPDHYDTNGGENSTGFWTLMSSGSWLGTGKNEIGDLPGDMTAWDKLQLGWLNYDTAKAGVDSWHKLGVAEYNTKHKQALVVQLPKKAVTTEIVQPAQGATQWWSGSGDNLKNTLTRSVDLTGKSKAELTFDGWYDIEADYDYLYTEVSTDGGANWTAVDGTVDGQPIPRDGSDKPALHGTVDGHKKLVYPLDAYAGQKIDLRFRYQTDGGVAQKGFTADAITVTADGTALFTDNAESADGAWTASGFSRVGASFTKDYAQYYIAENRQYVSYDRTLKTGPYNFGFLTTRPDWVEHYAYQNGLLIWKWDTSQADNNTSQHPGTGLLLPVDSHPTALKWSDGTLMRNRIQSYDAPFSKYRTDGMTLHKSDAATWIPSSKGVSVFNDRTNDYYDESNPTAGVQITDTNTKIKILKEAKDGSTIELEVGPAGR; this is encoded by the coding sequence GTGACCAGTAGACCCTGGACGTTCAGAGCGGCCGCGATAGGCGTGGCCCTCGCGGCGGTCACCGCCACCTGCTCTGCGTTCACCGTGGCCCAGGCCGACACGGCCGACAGGGCCGACCGGCCCGGCGCCGTGGACCGGCACGACCCGGCGGAGCGCCACCACGTCGAGCACGACCTCGAGGGCCCGCTCAGCAAGACCCAGGAAGCCCAGCGCGAAGAGGCGCTGAAGCAGGTCATCTCCGGCAAGGCCGAGGTGAAGAAGAAGGACGGCTCGAACGTCGTCCAGCTCAAGAGCAAGAAGGGCGACAGCAAGTACGTCGAGCTCGGCCGCGAGAAGACCGACAAGATCTTCACGATCCTGGTCGAGTTCGGCGACAAGATCGACAGCCGCTACGGCGGCACCCCGGGCCCGCTGCACAACCAGATCGCCGAGCCGGACCGTGAGAAGGACAACTCCACGGCCTGGCAGGAGGACTACGACCAGCAGCACTTCGAGGACCTGTACTTCGGGTCCGGCAAGGGCGTCGACTCGGTCAAGACGTACTACGAGAAGCAGTCCTCCGGCCGCTACTCGGTCGACGGCGAGGTCTCCGACTGGGTCAAGGTCCCGTACAACGAGGCCCGTTACGGCTCCAACAAGTGCGTCCCCGACAACTGCGCCTGGTACGCGGTGCAGGACGGCGTCACCGCCTGGGTCGAGCAGCAGAAGGCGGCCGGCCGGACCGACGCCCAGATCAAGTCGCAGCTCTCCCAGTACGACCTGTGGGACCGCTACGACTTCGACGGCGACGGCGACTTCAACGAGTCCGACGGCTACATCGACCACTTCCAGATCGTGCACGCCGGCGAGGACGAGTCCGCGGGCGGCGGCGCCCAGGGCGAGGACGCGATCTGGGCCCACCGCTGGTACGCGTTCGGCACCGACGCCGGCGCCACCGGTCCCGAGCAGAACAAGCTCGGCGGCACCCAGATCGGCGACACCGGCATCTGGGTCGGCGACTACACCATCCAGCCGGAGAACGGCGGACTCGGCGTCTTCGCCCACGAGTACGGCCACGACCTCGGCCTGCCGGACCACTACGACACCAACGGCGGCGAGAACTCCACCGGGTTCTGGACGCTGATGTCCTCCGGTTCCTGGCTCGGCACCGGCAAGAACGAGATCGGCGACCTGCCCGGCGACATGACCGCCTGGGACAAGCTCCAGCTCGGCTGGCTGAACTACGACACGGCCAAGGCCGGCGTCGACTCCTGGCACAAGCTGGGGGTCGCCGAGTACAACACCAAGCACAAGCAGGCGCTGGTCGTCCAGCTGCCGAAGAAGGCCGTCACCACCGAGATCGTCCAGCCGGCCCAGGGCGCCACCCAGTGGTGGAGCGGCAGCGGTGACAACCTCAAGAACACGCTGACGCGTTCGGTCGACCTCACGGGCAAGTCGAAGGCCGAGCTGACCTTCGACGGCTGGTACGACATCGAGGCCGACTACGACTACCTCTACACCGAGGTCTCCACCGACGGCGGCGCCAACTGGACCGCGGTCGACGGCACGGTCGACGGCCAGCCGATCCCGCGCGACGGCAGCGACAAGCCCGCCCTGCACGGCACGGTCGACGGCCACAAGAAGCTCGTGTACCCGCTCGACGCCTACGCCGGCCAGAAGATCGACCTGCGGTTCCGCTACCAGACCGACGGCGGCGTGGCCCAGAAGGGCTTCACGGCCGACGCGATCACGGTCACCGCGGACGGCACCGCGCTGTTCACGGACAACGCCGAGAGCGCGGACGGCGCCTGGACGGCGAGCGGCTTCTCCCGCGTGGGCGCGTCCTTCACCAAGGACTACGCGCAGTACTACATCGCCGAGAACCGCCAGTACGTGTCGTACGACAGGACGCTGAAGACCGGCCCGTACAACTTCGGCTTCCTCACCACCCGTCCGGACTGGGTGGAGCACTACGCGTACCAGAACGGCCTGCTGATCTGGAAGTGGGACACCTCCCAGGCGGACAACAACACCAGCCAGCACCCGGGCACCGGTCTGCTCCTGCCGGTCGACTCGCACCCGACCGCGCTGAAGTGGTCCGACGGCACGCTGATGCGCAACCGCATCCAGAGCTACGACGCGCCGTTCAGCAAGTACCGCACCGACGGCATGACGCTCCACAAGTCGGACGCGGCGACCTGGATCCCGTCGTCGAAGGGCGTGTCGGTCTTCAACGACCGCACCAACGACTACTACGACGAGTCGAACCCGACCGCCGGTGTCCAGATCACTGACACCAACACGAAGATCAAGATCCTCAAGGAGGCCAAGGACGGCTCGACGATCGAGCTGGAGGTCGGCCCCGCGGGTAGGTAA
- a CDS encoding RDD family protein, with protein sequence MSTEPPSGSGQQPPDDDPFRKHPPPGGPSGTGGPGAPGQGSPYDTPHGGGGPYGTGGGPDDGGAGGPYGGGGGPYGGGPGPTDPLAGMPPLADSGRRTLARLIDMVLVGIVVWLLTWPFGVSEYDIDGEDINVSNSFWQSLVAAVLYIAYDTFMTARSGQTLGKKLLKLRVANLADGATPSVQTALVRALVLWLPFAFCCACVWIAIAGGWSFFDRPYKQGLHDKAARTVVVSTA encoded by the coding sequence ATGAGCACCGAACCGCCCTCCGGCTCCGGTCAGCAGCCGCCGGACGACGATCCGTTCAGAAAGCACCCCCCGCCGGGCGGCCCCTCGGGCACCGGCGGCCCCGGGGCGCCGGGACAGGGCTCCCCGTACGACACCCCCCACGGGGGCGGCGGTCCGTACGGCACAGGCGGCGGCCCTGACGACGGCGGCGCCGGTGGTCCCTACGGCGGCGGTGGCGGCCCCTACGGCGGCGGCCCGGGTCCCACCGACCCCCTGGCCGGCATGCCCCCGCTCGCCGACAGCGGCAGGCGCACGCTGGCCCGCCTCATCGACATGGTCCTCGTGGGCATCGTCGTCTGGCTGCTCACCTGGCCGTTCGGGGTCAGCGAGTACGACATCGACGGCGAGGACATCAACGTCAGCAACTCCTTCTGGCAGTCCCTCGTCGCCGCCGTCCTCTACATCGCCTACGACACGTTCATGACGGCGCGCTCCGGCCAGACCCTGGGCAAGAAGCTGCTGAAGCTGCGGGTGGCCAACCTCGCCGACGGCGCCACCCCGTCCGTGCAGACCGCGCTGGTCCGCGCGCTCGTGCTGTGGCTGCCGTTCGCGTTCTGCTGCGCCTGCGTCTGGATCGCGATCGCGGGCGGCTGGAGCTTCTTCGACCGGCCCTACAAACAGGGCCTGCACGACAAGGCCGCCAGAACGGTGGTCGTCAGCACGGCTTGA
- a CDS encoding RDD family protein, protein MSAPTPAPGDDRPREGYYPDPSIPGYVRYWNGAAWVPGTSRPAPEDGESLAPPPGVRPAQPSVEETGPHFFDEDPVDGPAASAAPSAASSPAEAQHGSRPEPASAWGADRSRQAGLGGDQDRRISWGADPRVPHAPAAGTAPEGTGADRPEAGAAAPDGTFVFRRPAAEPHRAADARAGASGAVPGDEGTMTFRAVGPRTGAPGGGPATPGTGAPGAAGAGGPGVGPQAGSAPFGGPGFGAGKAAAARAAADRAGGAGPAAAAAPTAPSGPQRVAPAVPPQTAPAPPPAAPVAPAAPGGAPLTSGPGGGQASWAQQVHRLAGGEEPPVAPWKPPVEDPFQAAARRQAAARPAALGRRLAARLLDTVVLGGVTAVAAVPLGLEAVDHINAKIDAAKLSGETVTVWLLDGTTSVHLGIVLAVLLLAGVLYEVLPTVKWGRTLGKKLMGLEVRDIEGHEAPQFGAALRRWLVYSVPGLLVVGVVGVLWCLFDKPWRQCWHDKAAHTFVAG, encoded by the coding sequence ATGAGCGCCCCAACCCCGGCCCCCGGCGACGACCGGCCCCGCGAAGGGTATTACCCGGACCCGTCCATTCCTGGATACGTCCGGTACTGGAACGGTGCCGCCTGGGTACCGGGCACGAGCCGTCCGGCGCCCGAGGACGGCGAGTCGCTCGCCCCGCCGCCCGGTGTGCGCCCGGCGCAGCCCTCCGTCGAGGAGACCGGCCCGCACTTCTTCGACGAGGACCCGGTCGACGGACCGGCCGCGTCCGCGGCTCCGTCCGCCGCCTCGTCCCCGGCCGAGGCGCAGCACGGCAGCCGGCCCGAGCCCGCCTCGGCCTGGGGCGCCGACCGCTCCCGCCAGGCCGGCCTCGGCGGCGACCAGGACCGCAGGATCTCCTGGGGCGCCGACCCGAGGGTCCCGCACGCCCCCGCGGCGGGGACGGCGCCGGAGGGGACGGGCGCGGACCGGCCGGAGGCGGGTGCGGCGGCCCCGGACGGCACCTTCGTGTTCCGCAGGCCGGCGGCGGAGCCCCACCGGGCTGCGGACGCCCGGGCCGGAGCCTCCGGCGCCGTCCCCGGGGACGAGGGCACCATGACCTTCCGCGCCGTCGGCCCGCGCACGGGCGCGCCGGGCGGGGGACCGGCGACGCCCGGCACCGGGGCCCCGGGGGCCGCCGGCGCGGGCGGACCGGGCGTGGGCCCCCAGGCGGGCTCCGCCCCCTTCGGAGGGCCCGGGTTCGGGGCCGGGAAGGCGGCCGCCGCCCGTGCCGCCGCCGACCGGGCGGGAGGCGCCGGCCCGGCCGCCGCGGCCGCCCCCACGGCGCCGTCCGGGCCCCAGCGGGTCGCCCCGGCCGTCCCCCCGCAGACCGCCCCGGCCCCGCCGCCCGCCGCCCCCGTCGCCCCGGCCGCTCCCGGCGGCGCGCCGCTGACGAGCGGTCCCGGCGGCGGCCAGGCCTCCTGGGCGCAGCAGGTGCACCGGCTCGCGGGCGGCGAGGAGCCGCCGGTCGCGCCGTGGAAGCCGCCGGTCGAGGACCCCTTCCAGGCCGCCGCCCGCAGACAGGCCGCGGCCCGGCCCGCGGCGCTCGGCAGGCGGCTGGCCGCGCGGCTGCTGGACACCGTCGTGCTCGGCGGCGTCACGGCCGTGGCGGCCGTACCGCTGGGCCTGGAGGCGGTGGACCACATCAACGCGAAGATCGACGCGGCCAAGCTGTCCGGCGAGACCGTCACCGTCTGGCTGCTCGACGGCACGACCTCGGTGCACCTCGGCATCGTCCTCGCCGTCCTCCTCCTCGCCGGTGTCCTCTACGAGGTGCTGCCCACCGTCAAGTGGGGCCGCACCCTGGGCAAGAAGCTGATGGGCCTGGAGGTGCGGGACATCGAGGGGCACGAGGCGCCGCAGTTCGGCGCGGCCCTGCGCCGCTGGCTGGTCTACAGCGTCCCCGGGCTCCTCGTCGTCGGTGTCGTCGGCGTCCTGTGGTGCCTGTTCGACAAGCCCTGGCGCCAGTGCTGGCACGACAAGGCCGCGCACACGTTCGTGGCGGGCTGA